The proteins below are encoded in one region of Macaca nemestrina isolate mMacNem1 chromosome 10, mMacNem.hap1, whole genome shotgun sequence:
- the LOC105490545 gene encoding pseudouridylate synthase 1 homolog isoform X2 has product MAGNAEPPPAGSARPQDRRSRSCWAGGARVWEDGEHPAKKVKSDGDEERRGKLPKRKIVLLMAYSGKGYHGMQRNVGSSQFKTIEDDLVSALVRSGCIPENHGEDMRKMSFQRCARTDKGVSAAGQVVSLKVWLIDDILEKINSHLPSHIRILGLKRVTGGFNSKNRCDARTYCYLLPTFAFAHKDRDVQDETYRLSAETLQQVNRLLACYKGTHNFHNFTSQKGPQEPSARRYILEMYCEEPFVREGLEFAVIRVKGQSFMMHQIRKMVGLVVAIVKGYAPESVLERSWGTEKVDVPKAPGLGLVLERVHFEKYNQRFGNDGLHEPLDWVQEEGKVAAFKEEHIYPTIIGTERDERSMAQWLSTLPVHNFSATALTAAGTGAKVPSPLGGSEGDGDTD; this is encoded by the exons ATGGCGGGGAACGCGGAGCCACCGCCCGCGGGATCCGCGCGCCCCCAGGATCGGAGGTCCCGCAGTTGCTGGGCCGGGGGTGCCCGCGTCTGGGAGGACGGAGAGCATCCGGCGAAGAAGGTCAAGAGCGATGGGGACGAGGAGCGGCGCGGGAAGCTGCCCAAGCGCAAGATCGTGCTGCTCATGGCCTACTCGGGCAAGGGCTACCACGGCATGCAG AGGAATGTTGGGTcctcacaattcaaaacaatTGAAGATGACTTGGTGTCTGCCCTCGTCCGGTCAGGCTGTATTCCTGAAAATCATGGCGAGGACATGAGGAAAATGTCCTTCCAGCGCTGTGCCCGGACAGACAAG GGTGTGTCCGCAGCCGGCCAGGTGGTATCCCTGAAGGTGTGGCTGATTGACGACATTCTAGAAAAGATCAACAGCCACCTTCCCTCTCACATTCGGATCCTGG GACTGAAGCGGGTCACAGGCGGGTTTAACTCCAAGAACAGATGTGATGCCAGGACCTATTGCTACCTGCTGCCCACGTTTGCCTTTGCGCACAAGGACCGGGACGTGCAGGATGAGACCTACCGCCTGAGCGCCGAGACGCTGCAGCAGGTCAACAGGCTCCTGGCCTGCTACAAGGGCACGCACAACTTCCACAATTTCACCTCGCAGAAGGGGCCACAGGAGCCCAGCGCCCGCCGCTACATCCTGGAGATGTACTGCGAGGAACCCTTTGTGCGGGAGGGCCTGGAGTTCGCAGTGATCAGGGTGAAGGGCCAGAGCTTCATGATGCATCAGATCCGGAAGATGGTTGGCCTGGTGGTGGCCATTGTGAAGGGTTATGCCCCTGAGAGTGTGCTGGAACGCAGCTGGGGCACAGAGAAGGTGGACGTGCCCAAGGCGCCGGGACTTGGCCTGGTCCTGGAGAGGGTGCACTTCGAGAAGTACAACCAGCGCTTTGGCAACGATGGGCTGCATGAGCCGCTGGACTGGGTGCAGGAGGAGGGCAAGGTCGCAGCCTTCAAGGAGGAGCACATCTACCCCACCATCATCGGCACTGAGCGAGATGAACGCTCCATGGCCCAGTGGCTGAGCACCCTGCCCGTCCACAACTTCAGTGCCACCGCTCTCACGGCAGCTGGCACAGGCGCCAAG GTGCCCAGTCCCCTGGGAGGCAGCGAAGGGGACGGAGACACCGACTGA
- the LOC105490545 gene encoding pseudouridylate synthase 1 homolog isoform X1: MGLQLRALLGACGRWTLRLGPRPSCSPRMAGNAEPPPAGSARPQDRRSRSCWAGGARVWEDGEHPAKKVKSDGDEERRGKLPKRKIVLLMAYSGKGYHGMQRNVGSSQFKTIEDDLVSALVRSGCIPENHGEDMRKMSFQRCARTDKGVSAAGQVVSLKVWLIDDILEKINSHLPSHIRILGLKRVTGGFNSKNRCDARTYCYLLPTFAFAHKDRDVQDETYRLSAETLQQVNRLLACYKGTHNFHNFTSQKGPQEPSARRYILEMYCEEPFVREGLEFAVIRVKGQSFMMHQIRKMVGLVVAIVKGYAPESVLERSWGTEKVDVPKAPGLGLVLERVHFEKYNQRFGNDGLHEPLDWVQEEGKVAAFKEEHIYPTIIGTERDERSMAQWLSTLPVHNFSATALTAAGTGAKVPSPLGGSEGDGDTD, encoded by the exons ATGGGCCTCCAGCTTCGCGCGCTGTTGGGAGCCTGCGGACGGTGGACCCTGCGCCTGGGACCGCGTCCGTCCTG CTCGCCGCGCATGGCGGGGAACGCGGAGCCACCGCCCGCGGGATCCGCGCGCCCCCAGGATCGGAGGTCCCGCAGTTGCTGGGCCGGGGGTGCCCGCGTCTGGGAGGACGGAGAGCATCCGGCGAAGAAGGTCAAGAGCGATGGGGACGAGGAGCGGCGCGGGAAGCTGCCCAAGCGCAAGATCGTGCTGCTCATGGCCTACTCGGGCAAGGGCTACCACGGCATGCAG AGGAATGTTGGGTcctcacaattcaaaacaatTGAAGATGACTTGGTGTCTGCCCTCGTCCGGTCAGGCTGTATTCCTGAAAATCATGGCGAGGACATGAGGAAAATGTCCTTCCAGCGCTGTGCCCGGACAGACAAG GGTGTGTCCGCAGCCGGCCAGGTGGTATCCCTGAAGGTGTGGCTGATTGACGACATTCTAGAAAAGATCAACAGCCACCTTCCCTCTCACATTCGGATCCTGG GACTGAAGCGGGTCACAGGCGGGTTTAACTCCAAGAACAGATGTGATGCCAGGACCTATTGCTACCTGCTGCCCACGTTTGCCTTTGCGCACAAGGACCGGGACGTGCAGGATGAGACCTACCGCCTGAGCGCCGAGACGCTGCAGCAGGTCAACAGGCTCCTGGCCTGCTACAAGGGCACGCACAACTTCCACAATTTCACCTCGCAGAAGGGGCCACAGGAGCCCAGCGCCCGCCGCTACATCCTGGAGATGTACTGCGAGGAACCCTTTGTGCGGGAGGGCCTGGAGTTCGCAGTGATCAGGGTGAAGGGCCAGAGCTTCATGATGCATCAGATCCGGAAGATGGTTGGCCTGGTGGTGGCCATTGTGAAGGGTTATGCCCCTGAGAGTGTGCTGGAACGCAGCTGGGGCACAGAGAAGGTGGACGTGCCCAAGGCGCCGGGACTTGGCCTGGTCCTGGAGAGGGTGCACTTCGAGAAGTACAACCAGCGCTTTGGCAACGATGGGCTGCATGAGCCGCTGGACTGGGTGCAGGAGGAGGGCAAGGTCGCAGCCTTCAAGGAGGAGCACATCTACCCCACCATCATCGGCACTGAGCGAGATGAACGCTCCATGGCCCAGTGGCTGAGCACCCTGCCCGTCCACAACTTCAGTGCCACCGCTCTCACGGCAGCTGGCACAGGCGCCAAG GTGCCCAGTCCCCTGGGAGGCAGCGAAGGGGACGGAGACACCGACTGA